A genomic window from Streptomyces sp. 846.5 includes:
- a CDS encoding sigma-70 family RNA polymerase sigma factor, translating to MVPPPGGPVDDEPLPVSDAELTAAVRAGDDAAYEELYRRHADAVRRYARTCCRDTFTAEDLAGEVFARTLQALRAGKGPEIAVRAYLLTAVRNIAAGWSRSDRREQLVDDFTLFAATSAAVADVSVVDPGADAWAMAGIDHSLVVRAFSRLEPDDQMVLWHTAVEREPPRQVAELIGKTANATAVQASRARDRLATEFLQAHISDTQETACEAYARRLGAFARGSLGKRAAGDVRGHMKECDRCSAAYLELVDLNHSLRELLPTGALVWWVGSGYFTVLAAGAAGAAGAAGVAAGVSAGATAGAGTAGAAGATAAGAAGAGSSGGVAGGAAAEGLGVPAKAGIAALVTVVAVAGVVFALSGNDSKPKPPQAARPSAVKVVPRPAAPPLPRPTPTPTPPVVAPLVSKPTPRPVVQPAPSPTPVVKPAPKPRPKPTPKPTPTPRPVPTPTPPVTPADYYVDALPYGGIGSADGPTVAPDASSWLWQRGNGVRVGGRSYSRGITVHAPSSVTIDLNRQCSEFAAAAGIDDMTLGLGAVRFAVLDATTGRQLWSSGTVRGGQAAVPVGVPLAGVSAIRLVTEPAAWSLIANVADWADARFTCH from the coding sequence ATGGTGCCGCCCCCCGGCGGACCCGTCGACGACGAACCGCTGCCCGTCTCCGACGCCGAACTCACCGCGGCGGTACGGGCCGGGGACGACGCGGCCTACGAGGAGCTGTACCGGCGGCACGCCGACGCCGTGCGCCGGTACGCCCGTACCTGCTGCCGCGACACCTTCACCGCCGAGGACCTGGCCGGCGAGGTCTTCGCCCGCACGCTGCAGGCGCTGCGGGCCGGCAAGGGCCCGGAGATCGCGGTCCGCGCCTACCTGCTGACGGCGGTCCGCAACATCGCGGCCGGCTGGAGCCGCAGCGACCGGCGCGAGCAGCTGGTCGACGACTTCACCCTGTTCGCCGCCACCTCCGCGGCCGTCGCCGACGTCAGCGTCGTCGACCCCGGCGCGGACGCCTGGGCGATGGCGGGGATCGACCACTCGCTGGTGGTCCGGGCGTTCAGCCGGCTGGAGCCGGACGACCAGATGGTGCTCTGGCACACCGCGGTCGAGCGCGAACCGCCCCGGCAGGTCGCCGAGTTGATCGGCAAGACCGCCAACGCGACTGCGGTGCAGGCGAGTCGAGCCCGGGACCGGCTCGCCACCGAGTTCCTGCAGGCGCACATCTCCGACACCCAGGAGACCGCGTGCGAGGCCTACGCGCGCCGGCTGGGCGCGTTCGCGCGCGGCTCGCTGGGGAAGCGCGCGGCCGGGGACGTACGCGGGCACATGAAGGAGTGCGACCGCTGCTCGGCCGCCTACCTGGAGCTGGTGGACCTCAACCACAGCCTGCGGGAGCTGCTGCCGACCGGCGCGCTGGTGTGGTGGGTCGGATCGGGCTACTTCACCGTGCTGGCCGCAGGTGCGGCCGGGGCGGCCGGCGCCGCCGGGGTCGCGGCCGGGGTCAGCGCGGGCGCGACGGCCGGGGCCGGTACGGCTGGTGCGGCCGGCGCGACTGCCGCCGGAGCAGCCGGTGCCGGGAGCAGCGGCGGCGTTGCGGGCGGCGCTGCCGCCGAGGGGCTGGGGGTGCCCGCCAAGGCGGGGATCGCGGCACTGGTGACCGTGGTCGCGGTGGCCGGGGTGGTGTTCGCGCTGAGCGGCAACGACAGCAAGCCGAAACCGCCGCAGGCCGCCAGGCCCTCGGCGGTGAAGGTGGTGCCCAGGCCGGCGGCCCCGCCCCTGCCCAGGCCCACGCCGACCCCGACTCCGCCGGTGGTGGCGCCGCTGGTGTCGAAGCCGACGCCCAGGCCGGTGGTTCAGCCGGCGCCGAGTCCGACGCCGGTGGTCAAGCCCGCGCCGAAGCCCCGGCCGAAACCGACGCCGAAGCCGACTCCCACGCCGCGGCCCGTGCCCACGCCGACTCCACCGGTCACCCCTGCCGACTACTACGTGGACGCCCTCCCCTACGGCGGGATCGGCTCCGCCGACGGCCCGACCGTGGCCCCCGACGCCTCCAGCTGGCTGTGGCAGCGCGGCAACGGGGTCCGCGTGGGCGGCAGGTCGTACAGCCGCGGGATCACCGTCCACGCGCCGTCGTCGGTGACGATCGACCTCAACCGGCAGTGCAGCGAGTTCGCGGCCGCCGCCGGGATCGACGACATGACGCTGGGGCTGGGAGCGGTGCGCTTCGCGGTGCTGGACGCGACGACCGGGCGACAGCTGTGGAGCTCCGGGACGGTCCGCGGCGGTCAGGCCGCGGTGCCGGTCGGCGTGCCGCTGGCGGGTGTCTCCGCGATCCGGCTGGTCACCGAGCCGGCCGCCTGGTCACTGATCGCCAATGTCGCCGACTGGGCGGACGCCAGGTTCACCTGCCACTGA
- a CDS encoding DsbA family oxidoreductase, which produces MKIEIYSDIACPWCYIGKRRFERALGAFNQPVEVVYRPYQLVPDAPAEATPHRAWLVERYGPQSRAMDDRVAALGAADGITYDFDAALEVNTFDGHRLLWLAAAEYGLPVQHVLKEKLLAAHFTDGVDVGDHTALTAVAVAAGMDRDRVSAFLASDEGSTEVRAELDHARALGINSVPTFVIDEKWAVQGAQETSTFLRALEQAAADTATDTATAGSCDDDTCAV; this is translated from the coding sequence ATGAAGATCGAGATCTACAGCGACATCGCCTGCCCCTGGTGCTACATCGGCAAGCGCCGCTTCGAGCGCGCCCTCGGCGCCTTCAACCAGCCCGTCGAGGTGGTCTACCGCCCCTACCAGCTGGTCCCCGACGCCCCGGCCGAGGCCACCCCGCACCGCGCCTGGCTGGTCGAGCGCTACGGACCGCAGTCCCGGGCCATGGACGACCGCGTCGCCGCCCTGGGCGCGGCGGACGGCATCACCTACGACTTCGACGCCGCCCTGGAGGTCAACACCTTCGACGGACACCGCCTGCTGTGGCTCGCGGCCGCCGAGTACGGGCTCCCGGTGCAGCACGTCCTCAAGGAGAAGCTGCTCGCGGCCCACTTCACCGACGGCGTCGACGTCGGCGACCACACCGCGCTCACGGCGGTCGCCGTAGCGGCCGGGATGGACCGCGACCGGGTGTCCGCCTTCCTCGCCTCCGACGAGGGCAGCACCGAGGTCCGGGCCGAGCTCGACCACGCCCGCGCGCTCGGCATCAACTCCGTCCCCACCTTCGTCATCGACGAGAAGTGGGCGGTCCAGGGCGCCCAGGAGACCTCCACCTTCCTGCGCGCACTGGAGCAGGCCGCGGCGGACACGGCGACGGACACCGCGACCGCAGGCAGCTGCGACGACGACACCTGCGCGGTCTGA
- a CDS encoding universal stress protein — protein MPRTSPNRPGHTGSAHAGSVRSVPPHTGPARHQHPHQHPVQVLRELPTGPPGILVGLDGSDGSLWALDRAFTEAIAHDLPLYVLAAVDPAPAGYPPGMADLTEESADRLIDSMGQVALRALAAVRANHPPMPAVTVHIILGDAVDTLLKASAQHGTLVVGARGNGGFERLLLGSIATAVIHHSACPVLLVPSGTADSNFSGGGPPHPRETQRWRGTEDRPPPVGAEEYEQGDPGSDT, from the coding sequence ATGCCCCGCACCAGCCCGAACCGCCCGGGCCACACCGGTTCCGCGCACGCCGGTTCTGTCCGCAGCGTTCCTCCGCACACCGGCCCGGCGCGCCACCAGCACCCGCACCAGCACCCGGTCCAGGTGCTCCGCGAGCTCCCGACCGGCCCGCCCGGCATTCTGGTCGGACTGGACGGCTCGGACGGCTCGCTGTGGGCCCTGGACCGCGCCTTCACCGAGGCCATCGCCCACGATCTGCCGCTCTACGTCCTCGCCGCCGTCGACCCCGCCCCGGCCGGCTATCCGCCGGGGATGGCCGACCTCACCGAGGAGAGCGCCGACCGGCTGATCGACAGCATGGGCCAGGTCGCCCTGCGCGCGCTGGCCGCCGTCCGGGCCAACCACCCGCCGATGCCTGCCGTGACCGTGCACATCATCCTCGGCGACGCGGTGGACACCCTGCTCAAGGCATCCGCCCAGCACGGCACCCTGGTCGTCGGGGCGCGTGGCAACGGGGGCTTCGAGCGGCTGCTGCTGGGCTCCATCGCCACCGCCGTGATCCACCACTCCGCCTGCCCGGTCCTCCTGGTCCCCAGCGGTACCGCGGACTCCAACTTTTCGGGGGGCGGCCCCCCGCACCCCCGCGAAACGCAGAGGTGGCGGGGGACCGAGGATCGGCCTCCGCCGGTCGGGGCTGAGGAATACGAGCAGGGCGACCCTGGTTCGGACACCTGA
- a CDS encoding asparagine synthase-related protein: protein MRWLVGWNGASAVTDPGLRELRPLGGQLLWGGPDPLWAVGDWRPEEIRTISVHRQLRLDDTVRTGFPDLPEDPDDPAAADGAVARLAVVGHCGAGDAALRTALLTASGGALHHLTAWPGSYVVVLQQGTRTTLIGDLAGVRPLFHTQWCGGTAFATAALPLADLVGAPVDPLYLAARLAVPDAPEAVDGGSPFAGVRRVPPGRALSIRAGRPQLQGYEPQLPAVGGSTEITEAAATGEVTRSLLEAVRCRVRGDLDRPHRVSTDLSGGSASTVVTLLAAAIPTPPARRPPPPLLETLGATAPGPGGFPAAQGQEAILATSRSVDERWGDPRSYRTLHHGPPTTLPTPARSGAIRGSWARGNGAASAPDAPLLAVTYTDGASADPSPDPARTAELVRVRSLAGDHPRLEHLLIAGGPDTLPYADLLDPDLAGPLTDEPGAALVAGARHRRRLAEAGTDHLGGHGGRQVLDGHPARLADLLLEHRRLPLLRPITALARADSTDHPVHGAFGTPVSVLRAARRLARTSYAEGLEDAATQLMSRHVALPGTAGAASIQSLSWCDPGPAARWLTDDALSAVSVRLRLATRRTAPDERPGARRARLALHRQAGEFRVLTQLAEEAHGQRLHAPYLDSQVVRACGLVPPSARVQPGSRHAILRSVLAGAGAESVPDWGSTPPDPYSAADSVREGLRRALSALDRIFAAPLLADLGLLDARAFRKALHNAARDRPVPLDGLAAVVSTEVWLRRLHARQGSCWTGMPLAERRAIGGLDPIGVP from the coding sequence ATGCGGTGGTTGGTGGGGTGGAACGGCGCGTCCGCCGTGACCGATCCCGGCCTGCGCGAACTGCGCCCGCTCGGCGGGCAGTTGCTGTGGGGCGGGCCCGATCCGCTCTGGGCCGTGGGCGACTGGCGCCCCGAGGAGATCCGCACCATCTCGGTGCACCGCCAGCTGCGTCTGGACGACACCGTCCGCACCGGCTTCCCCGACCTGCCCGAGGACCCCGACGACCCGGCCGCCGCCGACGGCGCCGTGGCCCGGCTCGCCGTCGTCGGCCACTGCGGGGCCGGGGACGCCGCGCTGCGCACCGCGCTGCTCACCGCCAGCGGCGGCGCGCTGCACCATCTCACCGCCTGGCCCGGCAGCTATGTCGTGGTGCTCCAGCAGGGCACCAGGACCACACTGATCGGCGACCTGGCCGGGGTCCGCCCGCTCTTCCACACGCAGTGGTGCGGCGGCACCGCCTTCGCCACCGCGGCGCTGCCGCTCGCCGACCTGGTCGGCGCACCGGTGGACCCGCTGTACCTGGCCGCCCGGCTGGCCGTCCCGGACGCCCCGGAGGCGGTGGACGGCGGCAGCCCGTTCGCCGGCGTCCGCCGGGTGCCCCCGGGGCGCGCGCTCAGCATCCGGGCCGGCCGGCCCCAGCTGCAGGGGTACGAGCCGCAGCTCCCCGCCGTCGGCGGCAGCACCGAGATCACCGAGGCGGCGGCGACCGGCGAGGTCACCCGCAGCCTGCTGGAGGCCGTCCGCTGCCGGGTCCGCGGCGACCTGGACCGGCCGCACCGGGTCAGCACCGACCTCTCCGGCGGCAGCGCCTCCACCGTGGTCACGCTGCTGGCCGCCGCCATACCTACGCCCCCCGCCCGTCGCCCGCCACCACCCCTGCTCGAAACACTGGGAGCCACGGCGCCCGGACCCGGCGGGTTCCCCGCGGCCCAGGGGCAGGAGGCGATCCTCGCCACCAGCCGCAGCGTCGACGAGCGCTGGGGCGACCCCCGCAGCTACCGCACCCTGCACCACGGCCCGCCGACCACCCTGCCCACCCCGGCCCGCAGCGGCGCCATCCGCGGCTCCTGGGCCAGGGGCAACGGCGCGGCGAGCGCCCCCGACGCGCCGCTGCTCGCCGTCACCTACACCGACGGCGCCTCGGCCGATCCGAGCCCGGACCCGGCCCGCACCGCGGAGCTGGTGCGGGTCAGATCGCTGGCGGGGGACCACCCCCGCCTGGAACACCTGTTGATCGCGGGCGGTCCCGACACCCTCCCCTACGCGGACCTGCTCGACCCCGACCTGGCCGGCCCGCTCACCGACGAACCCGGCGCCGCCCTGGTCGCCGGCGCGCGCCACCGCCGCCGGCTGGCCGAGGCCGGCACCGACCACCTCGGCGGCCACGGCGGCCGTCAGGTCCTGGACGGCCACCCTGCCCGGCTCGCCGACCTGCTGCTGGAACACCGCAGGCTGCCGCTGCTGCGGCCGATCACCGCCCTGGCCCGCGCCGACAGCACCGACCACCCGGTGCACGGAGCCTTCGGCACCCCGGTCTCGGTTCTCCGCGCCGCCCGCCGCCTCGCCCGCACCAGTTACGCCGAGGGCCTGGAGGACGCCGCCACGCAGCTGATGTCCCGTCATGTCGCGCTCCCCGGAACGGCGGGGGCGGCCTCGATCCAGTCCCTCAGCTGGTGCGACCCGGGCCCCGCCGCCCGCTGGCTGACCGACGACGCCCTCTCGGCCGTCTCGGTGCGGCTGCGGCTGGCCACCCGGCGCACGGCCCCGGACGAGCGCCCGGGCGCACGGCGCGCACGGCTCGCGCTGCACCGTCAGGCCGGCGAGTTCCGGGTTCTCACCCAGCTCGCCGAAGAGGCGCACGGGCAGCGGCTGCACGCCCCGTACCTGGACAGCCAGGTGGTCCGCGCCTGCGGCCTGGTGCCGCCCTCAGCGCGGGTCCAGCCGGGCTCCCGGCACGCCATCCTCCGCAGCGTCCTGGCGGGGGCGGGCGCCGAGTCCGTACCCGACTGGGGCAGCACGCCGCCGGACCCCTACTCCGCCGCCGACAGCGTCCGCGAGGGCCTGCGCCGGGCCCTGTCCGCCCTCGACCGGATCTTCGCCGCACCGCTGCTCGCCGACCTCGGCCTGCTCGACGCCCGGGCCTTCCGCAAGGCGCTGCACAACGCCGCCCGGGACCGGCCGGTCCCGCTGGACGGACTGGCCGCCGTGGTCTCCACCGAGGTCTGGCTGCGCCGCCTGCACGCCCGTCAGGGCTCCTGCTGGACTGGGATGCCGCTGGCCGAGCGCCGTGCCATCGGCGGCCTGGACCCCATCGGCGTGCCGTAG
- a CDS encoding MFS transporter: MTTTGRGPNDKLGTLLALAGISNAGLARRVNDLGAQRGLTFRYDKTSVARWVGKGMVPQGAVPQLIASAIGGKLGRTVPLDEIGLGSTDPAPEIGLAFPREVPEAVRHVTALWGLDSGPPQGSSGTSGGVRRGWWDNLAGTFSVTAYATPVSRWLITPVDGSVARDASALELSEEALRIRAVVGDGHAYRVGHADAAKLRQAAEEARRWDSRYGGGDWRSSMVPECLRHDAAPLLLASYSDEVGRALFGATAELTRLAGWMAFDTGQHEAAQRYYIQALRLARAAADVPFGGYVLASMSLQATYRGAAEEGVDLAQAAIERNRGLATTRTMSFFHLVEARAHARAGSAHACATALSAAETWLERSRPGDDDPPWIDFFSQDRLAADAAECYRDLGVPLKVRQFTAQALARPTEAYVRSHGLRLVVSALAELDDGDLDAAVAAGTRAVEVAGRISSQRTREYVQEMLKRLEHFKTERAAVELAERARLVLAAPA, translated from the coding sequence ATGACCACCACAGGGCGAGGGCCCAACGACAAGCTCGGCACGCTGCTGGCGCTGGCCGGCATCAGCAACGCCGGGCTGGCCCGCCGGGTCAACGACCTGGGCGCGCAACGTGGTCTGACGTTCCGTTACGACAAGACCTCGGTGGCCCGCTGGGTCGGCAAGGGCATGGTGCCGCAGGGCGCGGTGCCGCAGCTGATCGCCTCGGCGATCGGCGGAAAGCTGGGACGTACCGTCCCACTGGACGAGATCGGCCTGGGGAGCACCGATCCGGCGCCGGAGATCGGCCTGGCCTTCCCCCGCGAGGTCCCCGAGGCGGTGCGCCATGTGACGGCCCTGTGGGGGCTGGACTCTGGTCCGCCGCAAGGGAGTTCGGGCACCTCCGGCGGCGTCAGGCGCGGCTGGTGGGACAACCTGGCGGGCACTTTCTCGGTGACCGCGTACGCCACCCCGGTCTCGCGCTGGCTGATCACCCCGGTGGACGGCTCGGTCGCCCGGGACGCCTCGGCGCTGGAACTCTCCGAGGAGGCGCTGCGGATCCGGGCCGTGGTCGGTGACGGACACGCATACCGGGTCGGGCACGCGGACGCGGCCAAGCTGCGGCAGGCGGCAGAGGAGGCCCGGCGCTGGGACTCCCGCTACGGGGGCGGGGACTGGCGCTCGTCCATGGTCCCGGAGTGCCTGCGGCACGACGCGGCGCCGCTGCTGCTCGCCTCCTACAGCGACGAGGTGGGCCGGGCGCTGTTCGGCGCGACCGCCGAACTCACCAGGCTGGCCGGGTGGATGGCCTTCGACACCGGCCAGCACGAGGCCGCCCAGCGCTACTACATCCAGGCGCTGCGGCTGGCCAGGGCGGCGGCGGACGTGCCGTTCGGCGGCTATGTGCTGGCGTCGATGAGCCTCCAGGCCACGTACCGGGGCGCGGCCGAGGAGGGGGTGGACCTCGCCCAGGCCGCCATCGAACGCAACCGGGGACTGGCCACCACCCGGACCATGAGCTTCTTCCACCTGGTGGAGGCCCGCGCGCACGCCCGCGCGGGCAGCGCGCACGCCTGCGCGACGGCGCTCAGCGCGGCGGAGACCTGGCTGGAGCGCTCCCGCCCCGGCGACGACGACCCGCCCTGGATCGACTTCTTCTCCCAGGACCGCCTCGCCGCGGACGCCGCCGAGTGCTACCGGGACCTGGGAGTCCCGCTGAAGGTACGGCAGTTCACCGCGCAGGCGCTGGCCCGTCCGACCGAGGCGTATGTGCGTTCGCACGGTCTGCGGCTGGTGGTCTCGGCGCTGGCCGAACTGGACGACGGCGACCTGGACGCCGCGGTGGCGGCGGGCACCCGGGCGGTGGAGGTCGCCGGTCGCATCTCCTCGCAGCGGACCAGGGAGTACGTCCAGGAGATGCTCAAGCGTCTGGAGCACTTCAAGACCGAGCGGGCGGCGGTCGAACTCGCGGAGCGGGCCCGGCTGGTGCTGGCGGCGCCGGCCTGA
- the lhgO gene encoding L-2-hydroxyglutarate oxidase: MDTTSGYDCDVVVVGGGIVGLSTAYAVGRAAPGTSVIVLEKEPAVAGHQTGHNSGVVHSGLYYKPGSLKARFAVEGAREMAAFCREHGLPYRSTGKLVVATGSEELPRLHALAQRGREHGLSVRELGAAGIAEYEPQVSGVAALHIGDTGICDYPAVARAYAKLSGAQVRTGGAVVSIARRANGVTVGTTLAEVRARVLVNCAGLHSDRIARMAGDEPGVRIVPFRGEYFELSARAAELVHGLVYPVPDPAFPFLGVHLTRDLHGGVHVGPNAVPATAREGYSWSRISPREFAGTLAWPGAWRLAAKHWRAEAVEVRRSLSHRAFTRDVQRLLPAVRAADLIPAPAGVRAQAVGRDGTLLDDFAFAEAPRTVHVLNAPSPAATASLPIGREIARRVLAQLAD, translated from the coding sequence GTGGACACGACCAGCGGATACGACTGCGATGTGGTGGTGGTCGGCGGCGGGATCGTCGGCCTGTCGACGGCGTACGCGGTAGGTCGGGCCGCGCCCGGGACTTCGGTGATCGTGCTGGAGAAGGAACCCGCCGTGGCCGGCCACCAGACCGGACACAACAGCGGCGTCGTACACAGCGGCCTCTACTACAAACCCGGCAGCCTCAAGGCCCGCTTCGCCGTCGAGGGCGCCCGGGAGATGGCGGCGTTCTGCCGTGAGCACGGGCTGCCGTACCGGTCCACCGGGAAGCTCGTGGTCGCCACCGGCAGCGAGGAGCTGCCCCGGCTGCACGCGCTGGCGCAGCGCGGCCGCGAGCACGGCCTCAGCGTCCGGGAGCTGGGCGCAGCCGGCATCGCCGAGTACGAGCCGCAGGTCAGCGGGGTGGCCGCGCTGCACATCGGCGACACCGGGATCTGCGACTACCCGGCGGTCGCGCGGGCGTACGCCAAGCTCTCCGGCGCACAGGTGCGTACCGGGGGCGCGGTCGTCTCGATCGCGCGCCGGGCGAACGGGGTGACGGTCGGCACCACCCTCGCCGAGGTACGGGCCAGGGTGCTGGTCAACTGTGCCGGACTGCACAGCGACCGGATCGCCAGGATGGCCGGGGACGAGCCGGGAGTGCGGATCGTCCCGTTCCGGGGCGAGTACTTCGAGCTGTCGGCGCGGGCGGCCGAGCTGGTGCACGGCCTGGTGTACCCGGTCCCCGACCCGGCCTTCCCCTTCCTCGGCGTCCATCTCACCCGCGATCTGCACGGCGGCGTGCACGTCGGCCCCAACGCCGTGCCCGCCACGGCCAGGGAGGGCTACAGCTGGAGCCGGATCAGTCCGCGCGAGTTCGCCGGGACGCTGGCCTGGCCCGGCGCCTGGCGGCTGGCCGCGAAGCACTGGCGGGCGGAGGCGGTGGAGGTACGGCGCTCGCTGTCGCACCGCGCTTTCACCCGAGACGTCCAGCGACTGCTGCCGGCCGTCCGCGCCGCAGACCTGATCCCGGCCCCGGCCGGGGTCCGCGCCCAGGCGGTCGGCCGCGACGGCACCCTGCTGGACGACTTCGCCTTCGCCGAGGCCCCGCGCACCGTCCATGTGCTCAACGCACCCTCGCCGGCGGCCACCGCCTCGCTCCCGATCGGCCGCGAGATCGCCCGCCGGGTGCTGGCGCAGTTGGCCGACTGA
- the trmB gene encoding tRNA (guanosine(46)-N7)-methyltransferase TrmB yields MPDDLHRERRIRSFHPRKGRMSDAQRAALARLWEQYGLRVDGRRQLDLAELFGDPELPVLLEIGFGMGDATATMAAAEPGTGILAVDVHTPGHGNLLRRIESDGLTNVRLAEGDAVVLLRDQLAPASLAGLRIYFPDPWPKARHHKRRLLQPEFLELALDRLRSGATVHCATDWEPYAEQMLEVLSASPELENLYPDSDGGYAPRPEWRPVTKFERQGLDKGHVVHDLVFRRR; encoded by the coding sequence GTGCCCGACGACCTCCACCGCGAGCGGCGGATCCGGAGCTTCCACCCGCGCAAGGGGCGGATGAGCGACGCCCAGCGGGCGGCGCTGGCACGGCTGTGGGAGCAGTACGGCCTCCGGGTCGACGGCAGGCGGCAGCTGGACCTGGCGGAGCTGTTCGGGGACCCGGAGCTCCCGGTGCTGCTGGAGATCGGCTTCGGCATGGGCGACGCCACCGCGACCATGGCCGCCGCCGAGCCCGGGACCGGGATCCTCGCGGTGGACGTGCACACCCCCGGCCACGGGAACCTGCTGCGCCGGATCGAGTCCGACGGCCTGACCAACGTCCGCCTGGCCGAGGGCGACGCGGTGGTCCTGCTGCGCGACCAGCTCGCGCCGGCCTCGCTGGCCGGGCTGCGGATCTACTTCCCCGACCCCTGGCCCAAGGCCCGGCACCACAAGCGCCGGCTGCTGCAGCCCGAGTTCCTGGAGCTGGCGCTGGACCGGCTGCGCAGTGGCGCGACCGTGCACTGCGCGACCGACTGGGAGCCGTACGCGGAGCAGATGCTGGAGGTGCTGAGCGCCTCACCGGAACTGGAGAACCTGTACCCGGACAGTGACGGGGGATACGCACCGCGACCCGAGTGGCGCCCGGTGACCAAGTTCGAACGCCAGGGCCTGGACAAGGGCCATGTCGTGCACGATCTGGTCTTCCGCCGCCGCTGA
- a CDS encoding PrsW family intramembrane metalloprotease encodes MSSPQPDPTATADIAASPPVPQAEEQPQFQLTGSFRYTARRNPFDSKALRLTALVVLLALCGVAILALVQRQTGTSGLLIGVCLAVLPVPLVLGAFYWLDRLEPKPLRNLLFCFAWGSCAATLVAILANTWATSLLISHQIGSGETLGASLVAPLVEESAKGSAILLLFLFRRRDFGGIVDGVVYAGFTATGFAFTENILYIGRSVLDGNKDGAGFAQTVITFILREVMSPFAHPLFTAMTGVGFGLAAVSRKRWAKVSAPIGGWICAMFMHGTWNGSSVLGPLGFIGVYFLFMVPVFCLMVWLVVWSRRNELRALERQLPVYAAAGWIAQPVPLVLSTMRTRKQARELAKFTQGPVGDKVMREYVGFATALAFLRQRAERGLAGADFVEREQELLHHLWERRERVAEIFTRVGAQEWYRRNPQAMGFGGFPGGPGMPGVFGVPRAFGAPGGYPTPGYAAAPAPAAYLPAQPGPGYGGYAPAAPGVGYGYPGPAQPQPWPQPPAYGYGYGYPQAQPYPQPYPQGQATIQQAPVQPRPQPSAPSPQPQPAQPQPSQPQPSQTSDAPAAVEPPG; translated from the coding sequence GTGAGCAGCCCGCAGCCGGACCCGACCGCGACCGCCGACATAGCCGCGTCCCCGCCGGTGCCGCAGGCGGAGGAGCAGCCGCAGTTCCAGCTGACCGGCAGCTTCCGCTACACCGCGCGCCGCAACCCGTTCGACAGCAAGGCCCTCCGGCTCACCGCGCTGGTCGTGCTGCTGGCGCTGTGCGGGGTGGCGATCCTGGCCCTGGTGCAGCGGCAGACCGGCACCTCCGGGCTGCTGATCGGGGTCTGCCTGGCGGTACTGCCGGTACCGCTGGTGCTGGGGGCCTTCTACTGGCTGGACCGCCTGGAGCCCAAGCCGCTGCGCAATCTGCTGTTCTGCTTCGCCTGGGGCTCCTGCGCGGCGACGCTGGTCGCCATCCTGGCGAACACCTGGGCGACCTCGCTGCTGATCAGCCATCAGATCGGCAGCGGTGAGACCCTGGGCGCCAGCCTGGTGGCCCCGCTGGTGGAGGAGTCGGCGAAGGGCTCCGCGATCCTGCTGCTGTTCCTGTTCCGGCGCCGCGACTTCGGCGGCATCGTGGACGGCGTGGTCTACGCGGGGTTCACCGCGACGGGCTTCGCCTTCACCGAGAACATCCTCTACATCGGGCGCTCGGTGCTGGACGGCAACAAGGACGGCGCCGGCTTCGCCCAGACCGTGATCACCTTCATCCTGCGCGAGGTGATGTCGCCGTTCGCGCACCCGCTGTTCACCGCGATGACCGGGGTGGGCTTCGGCCTGGCCGCGGTGTCCCGCAAGCGCTGGGCGAAGGTGTCGGCGCCGATCGGCGGCTGGATCTGCGCGATGTTCATGCACGGGACCTGGAACGGCTCCTCGGTGCTCGGCCCGCTGGGCTTCATAGGGGTGTACTTCCTGTTCATGGTGCCGGTGTTCTGCCTGATGGTGTGGCTGGTGGTGTGGTCGCGCCGGAACGAGCTGCGGGCGCTGGAGCGGCAGCTGCCGGTGTACGCGGCGGCGGGGTGGATCGCGCAGCCGGTCCCGCTGGTGCTGTCGACGATGCGGACCCGGAAGCAGGCCAGGGAGCTGGCGAAGTTCACCCAGGGCCCGGTCGGCGACAAGGTGATGCGGGAGTACGTGGGCTTCGCGACGGCGCTGGCGTTCCTGCGGCAGCGCGCCGAGCGCGGGCTGGCCGGGGCGGACTTCGTGGAGCGCGAGCAGGAGCTGCTGCACCACCTGTGGGAGCGCCGGGAGCGGGTGGCGGAGATCTTCACCCGGGTCGGCGCGCAGGAGTGGTACCGGCGCAATCCGCAGGCCATGGGCTTCGGCGGGTTCCCGGGCGGGCCCGGCATGCCCGGGGTGTTCGGGGTGCCGCGGGCCTTCGGCGCGCCCGGCGGCTACCCCACGCCCGGCTACGCGGCGGCCCCGGCGCCCGCCGCCTACCTCCCGGCCCAGCCGGGCCCCGGCTACGGCGGCTACGCGCCCGCCGCCCCGGGCGTCGGGTACGGCTACCCAGGGCCGGCGCAGCCCCAGCCCTGGCCGCAACCCCCGGCGTACGGATACGGCTACGGCTACCCGCAGGCCCAGCCGTACCCGCAGCCGTACCCCCAGGGCCAGGCCACCATCCAGCAGGCCCCCGTCCAGCCCCGGCCGCAGCCGTCCGCGCCGTCCCCGCAGCCGCAGCCCGCGCAGCCCCAGCCCTCTCAGCCGCAGCCCTCGCAGACCTCCGACGCCCCGGCCGCCGTGGAACCCCCCGGCTGA